A genomic window from Blastococcus saxobsidens DD2 includes:
- a CDS encoding sodium-dependent transporter: MSTTAGRATGQPDEERRRGAFSSRRVFILAAIGSAVGLGNIWRFPYVAYENGGGAFLLPYLVALLTAGIPFLLLDYAIGHRHRGSAPLSFARLRRGTEGLGWWQVGICFVIAVYYAAVIAWALRYTLFSLDEAWGADPEGFFFGEFLQAGDVQVTADVVPGVLVPLLLVWLAVLAIMALGVQRGIGATALVFIPVLVLAFAALVVQALLLPGATGGLDALFTPDWSALTSAPVWAAAFGQIFFSLSIGFGIMITYASYVGRREDMIGSGLVVGFSNSGFELLAGIGVFAALGFMAQAGGVAVGEVASDGIGLAFIAFPTIISEAPAGALLGVLFFGSLVIAGITSLVSVIEVVISAVRDKLDTSRLTATFMVGVPAAVLSLVLFSTTSGIYVLDVVDHFVNQYGILVVALVSMLVVAWAIRALTGLGEHLNVHGRPRVGAGWRVLTSVVAPVSLAVVLVLALRDDLAAPYEDYPGWLLLAFGWLLVVALPLVGFLLARLPWRAGTHLDGPPPGSDPAAPLQATPTTDPTPHNRPGTGHDEGGRR, encoded by the coding sequence ATGAGCACGACGGCGGGGCGAGCGACGGGACAGCCTGACGAGGAGCGCCGCCGCGGCGCGTTCAGCTCCAGGCGCGTCTTCATCCTCGCGGCGATCGGATCGGCCGTCGGGCTCGGCAACATCTGGCGGTTCCCCTACGTCGCCTACGAGAACGGTGGCGGCGCCTTCCTGCTGCCCTACCTGGTCGCGCTGCTGACCGCAGGCATCCCGTTCCTGCTGCTGGACTACGCGATCGGCCACCGCCACCGCGGCTCCGCACCGCTCTCCTTCGCCCGGCTGCGCCGGGGCACCGAGGGACTCGGCTGGTGGCAGGTGGGCATCTGCTTCGTCATCGCCGTCTACTACGCGGCGGTCATCGCCTGGGCGCTGCGCTACACCCTCTTCTCACTCGATGAGGCATGGGGCGCCGACCCCGAAGGGTTCTTCTTCGGCGAGTTCCTCCAGGCCGGGGATGTCCAGGTCACCGCCGACGTGGTGCCCGGGGTGCTCGTGCCACTCCTGCTCGTCTGGCTGGCCGTTCTCGCGATCATGGCGCTCGGCGTCCAGCGCGGGATCGGTGCGACCGCGCTGGTCTTCATCCCGGTGCTGGTGCTCGCCTTCGCCGCCCTCGTGGTACAGGCGCTGCTGCTGCCGGGCGCGACCGGCGGCCTCGACGCGCTGTTCACGCCCGACTGGTCGGCACTCACCTCGGCCCCCGTCTGGGCCGCTGCCTTCGGCCAGATCTTCTTCTCGCTGTCGATCGGCTTCGGCATCATGATCACGTACGCCTCGTACGTCGGCCGTCGCGAGGACATGATCGGCTCCGGCCTCGTCGTCGGCTTCTCGAACTCCGGCTTCGAGCTGCTCGCCGGCATCGGCGTGTTCGCCGCCCTGGGCTTCATGGCCCAGGCCGGCGGGGTCGCGGTCGGCGAGGTCGCCAGCGACGGGATCGGGCTGGCCTTCATCGCCTTTCCGACGATCATCAGCGAGGCCCCGGCCGGTGCCCTCCTCGGCGTCCTGTTCTTCGGCTCGCTGGTCATCGCCGGCATCACCTCGCTGGTCAGCGTGATCGAGGTCGTGATCTCCGCCGTCCGGGACAAGCTCGACACCAGCCGCCTCACCGCGACCTTCATGGTCGGTGTTCCCGCCGCAGTGCTGAGCCTGGTGCTCTTCAGCACGACGAGCGGCATCTACGTGCTCGACGTCGTCGACCACTTCGTCAACCAGTACGGCATCCTCGTCGTCGCGCTGGTCAGCATGCTGGTCGTCGCCTGGGCGATCCGGGCCCTGACCGGCCTCGGCGAGCACCTCAACGTCCACGGCCGTCCCCGGGTCGGCGCCGGCTGGCGGGTGCTGACGAGCGTCGTCGCCCCGGTGAGCCTGGCCGTCGTGCTGGTCCTCGCGCTGCGGGACGACCTCGCCGCGCCCTACGAGGACTACCCCGGCTGGCTGCTGCTGGCCTTCGGCTGGCTGCTGGTCGTGGCGCTGCCGCTGGTCGGCTTCCTCCTCGCCCGGTTGCCGTGGCGCGCCGGGACCCACCTGGACGGGCCGCCACCCGGCTCCGATCCGGCGGCGCCGTTGCAGGCGACCCCCACGACGGACCCGACCCCCCACAACCGCCCGGGGACCGGGCACGACGAGGGAGGACGCCGATGA
- the paaI gene encoding hydroxyphenylacetyl-CoA thioesterase PaaI: protein MPDRTAQAVAEQSVREFLAADTAARALGITVSQVAPGAVTAHMTIAREMLNGHGSAHGAALFAVADIAFAMACNSHGAPAVGRSCTIEYLAPAFADEAVTATAVERAVVGRGGIYDVAVTRDADGRLLAELRGHSRLVPSAPGTA from the coding sequence ATGCCCGACCGCACCGCACAGGCCGTGGCCGAGCAGTCCGTCCGGGAGTTCCTCGCTGCGGACACCGCGGCGCGGGCGCTCGGCATCACCGTGTCCCAGGTCGCCCCGGGTGCCGTCACCGCGCACATGACGATCGCTCGGGAGATGCTCAACGGCCACGGCAGCGCGCACGGCGCCGCACTGTTCGCGGTCGCCGACATCGCCTTCGCCATGGCGTGCAACTCGCACGGCGCGCCGGCCGTGGGGCGGTCCTGCACCATCGAGTACCTCGCACCCGCATTCGCCGACGAGGCGGTCACCGCGACGGCGGTCGAGCGCGCCGTCGTCGGGCGGGGCGGCATCTACGACGTGGCGGTCACCCGGGACGCCGACGGCCGGCTGCTCGCCGAGCTGCGCGGGCACAGCCGGCTGGTCCCGAGCGCGCCCGGCACCGCCTGA
- a CDS encoding MFS transporter: MSVIPATVDPARLRRARVAVAACFFLNAVFYAGLVPRLPAVKAELELSSTALGLALAAVPLGALLAGLSSAALNRRFGSGRVASYGLALLGVIVWTVSVAPNWLGLAAAFLVVGALDAIIDVAQNAHGLRVQRLYGRSIINSLHGVWSIGAVTGGLLGSAAAGLGIPLTVHLGASAVVFGMVALAISRGVLPGTDEPEPVAEEVPQELPRRRAALPALAVLGLLAACGALIEDAGASWSALYLRTELGAGAAIAGLGFVALSAAMTVGRLTGDRVVDRFGERRVARAGGALAAVGLGVALALPSVPSTLAGFALAGLGVATLIPAVYHAADQLPGLPHGQGLMVINWLLRIGFLLSPPLIGVVADALSLRVALIGVVLAGIGALVLGRALPGQPPAELRPAPGG; the protein is encoded by the coding sequence GTGTCCGTCATACCTGCGACCGTCGACCCCGCGCGGCTGCGCCGTGCCCGTGTCGCGGTGGCCGCCTGCTTCTTCCTCAACGCCGTGTTCTACGCCGGGCTCGTGCCCCGGCTGCCGGCGGTCAAGGCCGAGCTGGAGCTGAGCAGCACCGCGCTGGGCCTCGCACTGGCGGCCGTGCCGCTGGGTGCTCTGCTCGCCGGGCTGTCGTCGGCGGCGCTCAACCGCCGGTTCGGCTCGGGCCGCGTCGCCTCCTACGGTCTGGCGCTGCTCGGCGTGATCGTGTGGACGGTCTCCGTGGCGCCGAACTGGCTGGGCCTGGCCGCCGCGTTCCTGGTGGTCGGCGCGCTCGACGCGATCATCGACGTCGCGCAGAACGCGCACGGCCTGCGCGTGCAGCGGCTCTACGGCCGCTCGATCATCAACTCGCTGCACGGCGTCTGGAGCATCGGCGCGGTCACCGGTGGGCTGCTCGGCTCCGCCGCGGCCGGGCTGGGCATCCCGCTGACCGTGCACCTCGGCGCCTCGGCCGTCGTCTTCGGGATGGTCGCCCTGGCCATCTCCCGCGGCGTCCTCCCCGGCACGGACGAGCCGGAGCCCGTCGCCGAGGAGGTGCCGCAGGAGCTCCCGCGCCGCCGGGCTGCCCTTCCGGCGCTCGCGGTGCTCGGGCTGCTCGCCGCCTGCGGCGCGCTGATCGAGGACGCCGGCGCCTCGTGGAGTGCCCTCTACCTGCGCACCGAGCTCGGGGCGGGCGCGGCCATCGCCGGACTGGGCTTCGTCGCGCTGTCGGCGGCGATGACCGTGGGCCGGCTGACCGGTGACCGCGTCGTCGACCGGTTCGGCGAGCGCCGGGTGGCGCGGGCCGGCGGTGCGCTCGCCGCGGTGGGCCTCGGGGTGGCGCTGGCCCTGCCGTCGGTGCCCAGCACCCTGGCCGGGTTCGCCCTGGCCGGGCTCGGCGTCGCCACCCTCATCCCGGCCGTCTACCACGCCGCCGATCAGCTGCCCGGCCTGCCGCACGGCCAGGGACTGATGGTGATCAACTGGCTGCTGCGGATCGGCTTCCTGCTCTCCCCGCCGCTGATCGGGGTCGTGGCCGACGCCCTGAGCCTGCGGGTCGCGCTGATCGGGGTGGTGCTCGCCGGCATCGGCGCCCTGGTGCTCGGGCGAGCCCTGCCGGGCCAGCCGCCCGCTGAGCTCCGTCCGGCGCCCGGCGGGTGA
- a CDS encoding TetR/AcrR family transcriptional regulator gives MSAAAAPVRRTRRYDPERRDRLVDTTLDVIADQGVTAASHRSIARAADVPLGSLTYHFGSLTDLLAAAFTRHVDTVAARFDERMAAAPDRAAAMEVLVEHLTGDLLGSPRDLVLAVELYVAAARNPALRAVTQDWMSRSRRSLERHLDPVTAREVDALVEGLVLHSALSTDPMDSAAIRSALHRLAG, from the coding sequence GTGAGTGCCGCTGCCGCGCCGGTGCGACGGACCCGCCGGTACGACCCGGAACGCCGGGACCGGCTGGTGGACACCACGCTCGACGTCATCGCCGACCAGGGCGTCACCGCCGCCTCGCACCGGTCGATCGCCCGGGCGGCCGACGTCCCGCTGGGGTCGCTGACCTACCACTTCGGCTCGCTGACCGACCTGCTGGCCGCGGCGTTCACCCGGCACGTCGACACCGTCGCGGCCCGCTTCGACGAGCGCATGGCCGCCGCGCCCGATCGGGCCGCGGCGATGGAGGTGCTGGTCGAGCACCTCACCGGCGACCTGCTGGGCTCCCCGCGCGACCTGGTGCTCGCCGTCGAGCTCTACGTCGCCGCGGCCCGCAATCCGGCGCTGCGGGCGGTGACCCAGGACTGGATGTCCCGCAGCCGCCGCAGCCTCGAGCGCCACCTCGACCCGGTGACCGCGCGGGAGGTCGACGCGCTGGTGGAGGGCCTGGTCCTGCACAGCGCGCTCTCCACCGACCCGATGGACTCCGCCGCGATCCGCTCCGCCCTCCACCGGCTCGCCGGCTGA
- a CDS encoding methionine/alanine import family NSS transporter small subunit, which translates to MSTAAIVMMVVAMVVIWGGLGLAIASLLRHGAVEDRTEDLRRDV; encoded by the coding sequence ATGAGCACGGCCGCGATCGTGATGATGGTGGTGGCGATGGTCGTGATCTGGGGCGGTCTCGGCCTGGCCATCGCCAGCCTGCTGCGCCACGGCGCCGTCGAGGACCGCACCGAGGATCTGCGCCGGGACGTCTGA
- a CDS encoding sugar O-acetyltransferase, whose amino-acid sequence MSTQADDGRTMRERMLAGDLYIADDPELAEAGARALDLADAYNVTTSRQGSLRRQLLEELLGAIGEGTEIRPPFRVDYGSHIRIGARCFANFGLVALDVAPITIGDDVQIGPNVQLLTPTHPVEPEPRRAKWEAAEPITIGDNVWLGGGAIVLPGVTIGDDTVVGAGAVVTRDLPANVVAVGNPARVVRTLDGSGR is encoded by the coding sequence ATGAGCACCCAGGCGGACGACGGCCGGACCATGCGCGAGCGCATGCTCGCCGGTGATCTCTACATCGCCGACGACCCGGAGCTGGCCGAGGCCGGCGCCCGGGCGCTGGACCTTGCCGACGCCTACAACGTCACGACCTCCCGCCAGGGTTCGCTGCGCAGGCAGCTGCTCGAGGAACTGCTCGGCGCGATCGGCGAGGGCACCGAGATCCGGCCGCCGTTCCGCGTCGACTACGGCAGCCACATCCGCATCGGTGCCCGGTGCTTCGCGAACTTCGGTCTCGTCGCCCTCGACGTCGCCCCGATCACCATCGGCGACGACGTCCAGATCGGGCCGAACGTCCAGCTGCTCACCCCCACCCACCCGGTCGAGCCGGAGCCGCGGCGGGCGAAGTGGGAGGCGGCCGAGCCGATCACCATCGGCGACAACGTCTGGCTCGGCGGGGGCGCGATCGTGCTGCCCGGCGTGACGATCGGGGACGACACCGTCGTCGGCGCCGGTGCGGTGGTCACCCGGGACCTGCCGGCGAACGTGGTGGCCGTCGGCAACCCGGCCCGCGTCGTCCGCACGCTGGACGGGTCCGGCCGGTGA